From the genome of Argentina anserina chromosome 4, drPotAnse1.1, whole genome shotgun sequence, one region includes:
- the LOC126791492 gene encoding NDR1/HIN1-like protein 6 yields MADHQRVHPVPDVGAVQPHAPEAPLVPRGAAKSDNGDSTGRDMEAGRYYSPFQGRSIPMNHSTPPKKRSCLRKCLCWTICLLLLQVIVVAITGGIIYLVFRPKLPKYTVSKLQITQFDLNADQSLNATFDVSITARNPNKKIGIYYEGGSRINVWYTSTKLCEGGLPKFYQGHRNTTELVVPLSGQTQDASSLFTTLQQQQQQTGNVPLTLRVRQPVRIKLGSLKLPKIKFVVRCRLLVDTVSENNDINIQSSSCKFRLRL; encoded by the coding sequence ATGGCAGATCACCAGAGAGTCCATCCAGTCCCAGATGTTGGAGCAGTACAACCGCACGCACCAGAGGCACCCTTGGTACCAAGGGGAGCTGCTAAATCGGATAATGGCGATTCAACGGGCAGGGACATGGAGGCCGGGCGGTATTATTCACCATTCCAAGGACGTAGCATCCCTATGAATCACTCGACACCACCCAAGAAAAGAAGTTGTTTACGTAAGTGCCTGTGTTGGACTATATGCCTGCTTTTGTTGCAAGTGATTGTCGTTGCGATCACCGGTGGAATTATATACCTTGTATTCCGACCAAAGCTTCCTAAATACACGGTGAGCAAGCTGCAGATAACCCAGTTCGATCTCAACGCTGATCAGAGCTTAAATGCTACATTCGATGTGAGCATCACTGCCCGAAACCCCAACAAAAAGATCGGCATATACTATGAAGGTGGGAGCCGCATAAATGTGTGGTACACGAGCACTAAGCTTTGTGAAGGAGGTTTGCCTAAATTTTACCAGGGTCATCGCAACACAACCGAACTTGTAGTACCACTTAGCGGACAAACTCAAGATGCAAGCAGCCTGTTCACCACACTCCAACAACAGCAGCAACAAACTGGCAATGTTCCGCTCACTCTCAGGGTTCGGCAACCAGTGAGGATCAAGCTTGGGAGCTTGAAGCTCCCAAAGATCAAGTTTGTAGTCAGGTGCAGGTTGTTGGTTGACACTGTTTCAGAGAATAACGATATCAACATTCAAAGCAGTAGCTGTAAGTTCAGGCTTAGGCTATGA